AGCTGCGTACACATCGCAATATCGTTTATTCCTATATTTATACGTATTAGTCAATTGTGAACTTTCCCCTATTTATaccattatttaataatttactgtCTGCTTCTATATAGATCAAATGCGTTTTCAAGAGGCCATTTTTGAGATTTTCAACTTTCAAATGCATATTCAAGACGTAAACTTGTAATGTACGACTTTATATCTACTTTCAAGGGCCATACTGAAGATTTTTGACTCCCAAATTGAAATAACGTCTCATTCCAGGAATTTGCCGAAACTTAAATTTTCGAGATTTCGACCAAAGTTTTCGACGATTTTGTATCAGGAGAGCATGACGTCATAGGAAATGGCACGAATTTAGCGATTTTTTAAAATGACGTCATATTTCAGGAATTTTTTAGAGTTAAAATTTCGAACAAACTTCTGGACCGATTTTATAATCGATGTAATTTTGTTGGTGGTGGCACTTATTTTCATAACTGGAATTTCACATCACTTCTCCGAATTTTTGGGAACTGTGACACTTTAGTGCCATTCtaattattttgcaatctcaTTTTTTAGTTTGTGTGCTTTTTAGAGGCTTTTCTGTAAACAAAACGTAAAAAGCAATTTATTTCCAATATTTAGTGAAACTTTCAagcattttgtatattttctttatatttaccCTCTGCTGGTACGAATGCACATTTTCCGTTCCGCCCTGAATACGCTTATTTCTCAGCAGCTGAGAAAAAATGTGCGTATAGTCCAGTCTTTGATCGCTAGGGGGCCTTCGTTTTATTCTGCATTTTGTGACTgacatttttaatattgcaTCGGCGATTTCCATACTTTCCTTTTGGGAAAAATTCAATCCTAATCCTTCCAAACGCTTTTTTGTGGGTTATGTTTGGATTTTTCGGCTTCTAAATTCTGCTGGGTTACATTTGGAATTTTTGGCCTCCAGACGAGAGAACTCGAATCCTAATCCTTGGGAACGCACGTGAGAACTGAATAATCCAAACCTGACAAACATTGAACCATTCGTACGTTTTCATCATAGATAAAAGTACTAGTAAACAACTGATACTAGTTCcgtattttaaaaaatgatgaTACAACGATTACTATCTCTTATACAATTGATTACAAATATGGATTATAggatattatatatcatatacatatctatatattatttgttttcACAAATAAAATATTCGCTTTGTTTATAACGTCATCGTTCTATATCAAAGTTTGTGTATATTTTTTACAGTGAAATTTTGAACGTAatacgaaaatatttaaatttctctACCTTCCCTCTGTTTAGTATTAATCGATAGTAGAAACAAGGTTTTTAATTCCTTGCATTTTCtttaaacaaataatttagGGGAAACATATCTTCGACAACGTATGGTCTACTTATTTCGATTACTTCCCGTAAATGGGGTATTGTAAACACTATCGCATAATGTCTGTAAAGTATTTGATTAAATTTCCCCATAATATGCGTGCACTTCTATCATAGATTGTCCCTTTTGGCCATATTGAAACACTTCCGATCCACGTATATTCGTTCTCCTATATATTTTCGATGCATATTCCGATACCAGTATTAAAATCACTATCACAAGTACTAATCATTTTACTAATACATTATAAAACCGAAACTTTATGTATTGTGATAATTACTCTTAACACTACTATTGACATATTATGTATAAAGCCAGTTTTTATCAAGTATCTATTACCATAAGTTAAATGTATTGCAAAGGAAAACAAAAACAATTATTTCGAAATcgtgaatatttatatttgtagtaAATTAGTCTTACACAAGTAGGATAAAAGCTCTTGGACTTAAGCTTTTAGATTTTAACTTAAAATGTAAATAAGCAATGTAGTGCAATGTCCGTATGAAAAAGCATTCAATGTTCACATAGATTTTTTTTAAGATCAAAAGCCCTCATTCATTCTCACTCTTCTCATTATGGTAACAAATTGCAGCCTCCTAACAAACAAATTGTTCCTAGTTGACTTTGTTCGTGCAACAACGCATGAAGTTTCACATGGAAAACAAAGCTCCATCAGCAGTATATATTATTGATTTGTTGTGTTCTTTATAAAAGTTGTGATGGAGCTTAATGCTTGTATACATGCAATAGACACATTTATAAGTACATTTATAAGTATACAGTCATATATGTGACAAATAGCATTTATAACCCACCCTTTGAAATCCAGGTATAATTAAAAAACTTCACTTTCAAATTGGAGTTACTTCCTTTCACattttttgaaataaatttagaTATATCTTTATCAGAAATCTCATTAAACAAGTTCAATCGAATTTGATTAGGCAGTGTTGTGAAGAGTTTAATTATACTATTATGCTTTTTTAAATTATGCTCTAAATCTATCCACAGATCTATTTTGAGTGGCACGAGCtgatatatagtatattatgcgctgttaaaataaataatataagattAGCAGCACCGATTAGAATTCCTTTCCACCCTTCGATCAACCGTTACTCTATCAGGAGCATCTTGTGGTTCCTTTCCATGAGTTTTCTCCAATATTGCTTCGGTTAATTCATTAAATGCACGATCAATATTAATATCTGCTTTTGCAGATGTTTCCATAAATCTGATTCCATGCTCTCGTGCTATCTAAAGGAGGATATTAATTTATTAGTTCCTGAcatttttgtaacttacatacaatttaaattatagCTGCTTTACCGCTTCCCCTCTTGCTGTGCTAACAACACGTTTGTCTTCCATATCGCTTTTGTTCCCCAGTATCATTTTCTCCACATCTTCATTCGCAtgctgaaattaattaaaaagagaaaataaataacgtttgtaaatgattatatttatgtatagaCAAAAAAGTTTGCAATCATACTTACTTCGTCAATATTTCTCAGCCATTTAACAATATTTTCAAATGTCTTTTCATTAGTAATGTCATAAACAAGCATAATACCCATTGCACCTCTGTAATATGATGTAGTAATGGTATGAAATCTTTCTTGACCGGCTGTATCCCTGTAAATATAGAGGTTAAGGAGTgtttagaaaaatttaatatttcacaaCTTACCATATCTGTAACTTGATTTTCTTTCCTCTTAATTCCACTGTCTTGATTTTAAAATCGATACCTAAGTGACAAAAAGCATATTGTTCATATATCTAACATACTCCACAGTGTAATAGCATTTATTTACATAAAACAATCAACTTTGATGACAATGTTGTCAACATATTAATTCAGAAACGCAAATTTCTCTATGCATTTAACGTAATAAGACAATCACACTTCaatattcaattatttattgttcATTAACTTCAGTTTACAATATCATTATTTTAGTAGCATAACCTACTATACGGAAAAAAAATTCACAATAATGGATAATTTGATCGAGGAAATCCACGAATGATAATTATTTGGACAACGTCCCTTACCTATCGTAGAAATAAATGTCGTTGAAAATGCATCGTCCGAAAATCTAAACAATATACAAGTTTTGCCAACTCCGGAATCACCGATCAGCAGCAACTTGAACAACAGATCGTACGTCTTTTTTGCCATTTCACTGTTGCTTCTTGTTAACGAGGCGCcgaagaaaacaaaaaagatTCGAACCTGTGGAGCACGATTAATAGTTTTGTAGACGATATTTCGAACATCGAACGCTATGAACGATTATAGGTTTCAAGGTCGGACGAGGGCGCGTCTCAACGTACAACGGTGTCTTGTTAACGACGGAAAAACCGGTCACAGGGGCTGACTATTAAAAGACAGTACGACGTCACACAACAGACCAGCACGCAGAAGCATCGGGGTAACTTTGCACTTTGCTTTCAGTCACAAGTCTGAACAGAACTTACTGATTTATTAACCGACCAACAATCCGTAATATGTACAACTGTATCTTTATAGTAATTAGCGGTAATCGCGAAACTCTGCCGGGTTcaattgcgaatatttcatctACCACGGGAGGTCACCACCACTGCaagaataattttaaatcaCCTGGATACTAACGGGACACATACGCACAAAGTTATtactagactgcggatgtttatgtaaattcacGTTTCTCTGAACGCAATCAGAGAAGTGGAActtagaaatttatttcgatttctaAATATCATTCTTTTTTCTAAATATACTGTCTTACTTTGGAtagtttgtatatttttacatatcatAAATATTCTGTGCGTTTTTCACAGTTtctatttttatgtaaatatctGCAGTTTAGTTATTACTTCTTTTATCGATTTCACATTAACGCTTATACATTTGTACTTTGTTCGTTTCGTATCGATGCGCATCATACATTATGAATATTTTGCGATGcgatataattttttatctaaTGAACATGCTTTACAGTTACTTTCAAGCGATTTTTGCTTGAAAAATCGATGAATATTGTTAATGACAAGGTATATTGTTAATGACTAAGATAGTTTATCGCGTGATTTTCAACATTTGGATCAGGCGGGAAAATATGTTGATGAATGCTGTATATGAAGGGTAGTAATGGATTCAACAGGAccaatattactatatacatacatacaagaGTTTCTATCTCTTTATCAAACGTTATTCAAAATTCATACAAAAGTTCATAAATACCACTTTAATTAATTAGTggattagaaatataattataaattttaaagattgcattaaattatttaagaaggatatgtacatataaaaataCCCATATTCAAATACCCATTACTGGGTAATAAGTGTAGAAAAATTGCTTCGGAACATGAGCGATAGGTGGCAATGAAAAATATCTACGATTTCATTATCGTTACCTGTCTTTGTAGTTTGTAGTTTCTGTCAGTACAGCTTCAGATGCATGTGGAAGAGAAGCTTGATAAAACGTATTGTAACAATACGTAATTTCTTTTCTACGTGATCAAGAATATGGCAGCTAAAATGCAACACTTTGATCCACCAAGCTCGGCGAGTTCTGAAAGGTAAACCATAATATTTTACCATCTGTTTCGTCTGTCCAGTCGAATATGCATTGAATTTACTGTGCTTTAGCGACGATACTGAAGTGTGTGTGGACGAGAAGGAAATTTTATTTGCTGACGAGTTGTGCGAGGATGCTGAGCGTTGCAGACGATCTGACATTGGCACACCTACTCCGCAATCTCCAAGGCCACCTTCCACGGGTGAGATTTCATACACTTTCTCCTCAATGTATCGCTTCTTGGAGTATTCTTACATCTTACTTATTTCTTGAAGTAAATAAGCGATGTACCAATTATTTACAGAATCATTGATATGGAGTACTTGCGTTTGGCAAACAGGATGTACTTGGTTTACCGAAGTAGAATCTTTTTGTCATTTGAAGAAAACAGTTAAAGCCTTCAAAAGTACCTTTATCCCTTATCCTTTACCCTTTATCCTACATAATAGTCGAAAGGAAacctttttctttgatttttatttacttttatgtatttttttggaaatgtaattaataatacgatgcaacctcgtataatttttcaaatgaattaatagaaattatttgtGTTTATACGACAGGTTCTCAGAGATCACCAAGATCAAGAAGGCAGCGTACTACTAGTCTATCTCAGTCTAGCAAAAAAACTTCTGCAGAGTCTATCCTTAGAAGTAAAACTAGAACAATATACACAGCTGGTAGACCACCATGGTACAATTCAGCTGGGCAGCAAGTAGAACCTTTTGTAATTGGTTAGTAATagaaacataaaatatatttattactttAAAGGGAAAGAATGTACAATGCTATTAATAGTTTTGTTTTAGGTATTTGTGGGGGCAGTGCGTCTGGGAAAACCACAGTTGCAACAAAAATTATAGAATCTCTAGATGTACCTTGGGTAACGCTTCTTAGCATGGATTCATTTTATAAAGTATGAGaaagttataaatattattgcaTAGAGAAGAATGCAGATAGTATATTCAATTTTTCTTATAGGTTTTAAATGAAAAACAACACGACATGGCTGCGCGGAACGAGTACAATTTCGATCATCCCGACGCGTTCGATTTTGAGTTACTTAAAACAACGCTACAGCGTTTAAAGGAAGGTAGAATGGTGGAGGTTCCTATCTATAATTTCGTAACACATCGCAGAGAAAGTAGAACTGTATGTAGATATTTATAAGTGCATAATTGTTAAACATACTTTGTACATATAACGTTTGCTTTTTGTTTTAAAGAAAACAATGTATGGTGCCAATGTGATTATATTTGAGGGAATATTGACGTTCTACAATGTCGACGTTTTGAAGGTAAGTCAATGTATTGTCAGGAAAGCAGAATGAGTGGGTTTGAAAAACAGTACTAAGGTACGAAAGTAAGAATCAAATTACTACTGATCTCCTTCATTCGATTGGTCAAGATGTGCGACATGAAGGTGTTTGTTGATACTGATGCTGATGTGAGACTTGCTCGAAGATTGCGTAGAGATATATCGCAAAGAGGGAGGGACTTGGAGGGTGTGCTAAAGCAATATAGCACTATGGTACAACccgctttttattattatatagctCCATTCATGGTTCACGCGGATATTATCGTACCTCGTGGCGGAGATAACGAAGTCGCGATAGAACTCATTGTACAGCACGTACATACTCAGCTTCAACTGGTAAAATTATCGGTTTTGTAAATCTTGCTCTCTCTTATTCTGTTTACTTTAGTTCATTTCTTGTTCTAGAGGGGTTTCAAACTCAGAGAAAAATTAGCTCATTCTTATATTGGTCAGCCATTGCCATCTTCTCTCTACCTGCTTCCAGATACACCACAGATAAAGGGTCTCCACACATttataagaaacaaagaaacatacagagatgaatttatattttattccaaACGTCTAATACGTTTGGTTATTGAATACGCGTTGTCTCTTCTACCCTTCGAGGTAAATTTTGATACACAGTGCTAATGAGATGTGACTAACGTGACTTTTAATTGTCACTTACAAAGATGCGTTTATAGGATGTAAGAGTAGAAACACCACAAGGAGTATTATATGACGGAAAACGCGCAGCTACGGATAAAATATGCGGTGTTTCCATTTTGCGTGCTGGTGAAA
The Bombus affinis isolate iyBomAffi1 chromosome 2, iyBomAffi1.2, whole genome shotgun sequence genome window above contains:
- the LOC126928828 gene encoding ras-related protein Rab-10, which gives rise to MAKKTYDLLFKLLLIGDSGVGKTCILFRFSDDAFSTTFISTIGIDFKIKTVELRGKKIKLQIWDTAGQERFHTITTSYYRGAMGIMLVYDITNEKTFENIVKWLRNIDEHANEDVEKMILGNKSDMEDKRVVSTARGEAIAREHGIRFMETSAKADINIDRAFNELTEAILEKTHGKEPQDAPDRVTVDRRVERNSNRCC
- the LOC126928803 gene encoding uridine-cytidine kinase-like 1 isoform X1, giving the protein MAAKMQHFDPPSSASSESDDTEVCVDEKEILFADELCEDAERCRRSDIGTPTPQSPRPPSTGSQRSPRSRRQRTTSLSQSSKKTSAESILRSKTRTIYTAGRPPWYNSAGQQVEPFVIGICGGSASGKTTVATKIIESLDVPWVTLLSMDSFYKVLNEKQHDMAARNEYNFDHPDAFDFELLKTTLQRLKEGRMVEVPIYNFVTHRRESRTKTMYGANVIIFEGILTFYNVDVLKMCDMKVFVDTDADVRLARRLRRDISQRGRDLEGVLKQYSTMVQPAFYYYIAPFMVHADIIVPRGGDNEVAIELIVQHVHTQLQLRGFKLREKLAHSYIGQPLPSSLYLLPDTPQIKGLHTFIRNKETYRDEFIFYSKRLIRLVIEYALSLLPFEDVRVETPQGVLYDGKRAATDKICGVSILRAGETMEQAVRDVCKDIRIGKILIQTNQQTGEPELYYLRLPKDIKDYKVILMDATVATGAAAIMAIRVLLDHDVAEENVLLVSLLMAESGVHSIAYAFPRVKIVTSALDPVINEKFYVLPGIGNFGDRYFGTEPSTIED
- the LOC126928803 gene encoding uridine-cytidine kinase-like 1 isoform X2 is translated as MVQFSWAASRTFCNCFVLGICGGSASGKTTVATKIIESLDVPWVTLLSMDSFYKVLNEKQHDMAARNEYNFDHPDAFDFELLKTTLQRLKEGRMVEVPIYNFVTHRRESRTKTMYGANVIIFEGILTFYNVDVLKMCDMKVFVDTDADVRLARRLRRDISQRGRDLEGVLKQYSTMVQPAFYYYIAPFMVHADIIVPRGGDNEVAIELIVQHVHTQLQLRGFKLREKLAHSYIGQPLPSSLYLLPDTPQIKGLHTFIRNKETYRDEFIFYSKRLIRLVIEYALSLLPFEDVRVETPQGVLYDGKRAATDKICGVSILRAGETMEQAVRDVCKDIRIGKILIQTNQQTGEPELYYLRLPKDIKDYKVILMDATVATGAAAIMAIRVLLDHDVAEENVLLVSLLMAESGVHSIAYAFPRVKIVTSALDPVINEKFYVLPGIGNFGDRYFGTEPSTIED